CGATCGCCACGATGACAGCGATAATCGCCATGCTGAACTGGTAATCGTACTTATCGAAGGAGTTCAGCAGCGTGATCCCGATACCACCCGCTCCGACAATCCCGACGACAGTGCTGTGACGGAGGTTGATGTCCAGCCGGTAGATCGACAGTCCAACAATCCGGGGCATTACCTGTGGGAGAACGCCATAGACATACGTCTGGACAGGCGTCCCGCCGACAGCAGTGATCGCCTCCATCTGCCCACGGTCGATATCTTCGATTTCCTCTGCGAGGAGTTTCGCGAAGAATCCGATAGTTTTGAAAGCGAGTGCTAGGACACCAGCGAGCGGACCGAACCCGACCGCTTTGACCATAACAA
This genomic interval from Haloarcula sp. CBA1129 contains the following:
- a CDS encoding ABC transporter permease subunit, whose amino-acid sequence is VMVKAVGFGPLAGVLALAFKTIGFFAKLLAEEIEDIDRGQMEAITAVGGTPVQTYVYGVLPQVMPRIVGLSIYRLDINLRHSTVVGIVGAGGIGITLLNSFDKYDYQFSMAIIAVIVAIVMVGEGVSALVRRRIQ